The Vitis riparia cultivar Riparia Gloire de Montpellier isolate 1030 chromosome 3, EGFV_Vit.rip_1.0, whole genome shotgun sequence genome includes a region encoding these proteins:
- the LOC117911830 gene encoding beta-galactosidase 3-like produces MGAISDSKWFLLCMWVFLCIQLTQCSVTYDRKALIINGQRRILFSGSIHYPRSTPQMWEGLIQKAKDGGLDAIDTYVFWNLHEPSPGKYNFEGRYDLVRFIKLIQKAGLYVHLRIGPYICAEWNFGGFPVWLKFVPGVSFRTDNEPFKMAMQRFTQKIVQMMKNEKLFESQGGPIIISQIENEYGHESRAFGAPGYAYLTWAAKMAVAMDTGVPWVMCKEDDAPDPVINTCNGFYCDYFSPNKPNKPTLWTEAWSGWFTEFAGPIQQRPVEDLSFAVTRFIQKGGSFVNYYMYHGGTNFGRTAGGPFITTSYDYDAPIDEYGLIRQPKYGHLKELHKAIKLCERALLSADPAETSLGTYAKAQVFSSESGGCAAFLSNYNPTSAARVTFNSMHYNLAPWSISILPDCKNVVFNTATVGVQTSQMQMLPTNSELLSWETFNEDISSADDDSTITVVGLLEQLNVTRDTSDYLWYSTRIDISSSESFLHGGQHPTLIVQSTGHAMHVFINGHLSGSAFGTREDRRFTFTGDVNLQTGSNIISVLSIAVGLPNNGPHFETWSTGVLGPVVLHGLDEGKKDLSWQKWSYQVGLKGEAMNLVSPNVISNIDWMKGSLFAQKQQPLTWYKAYFDAPDGDEPLALDMGSMGKGQVWINGQSIGRYWTAYAKGNCSGCSYSGTFRTTKCQFGCGQPTQRWYHVPRSWLKPTQNLLVLFEELGGDASKISFMKRSVTTVCAEVSEHHPNIKNWHIESQERPEEMSKPKVHLHCASGQSISAIKFASFGTPSGTCGNFQKGTCHASTSQAVLEKKCIGQQKCSVAVSSSNFADPCPNMFKKLSVEAVCAPSTTTNA; encoded by the exons ATGGGAGCTATCTCAGATTCCAAGTGGTTTCTTCTGTGCATGTGGGTGTTTCTGTGTATTCAGCTGACCCAGTGTAGTGTAACCTATGACAGGAAGGCTCTTATCATCAATGGGCAGAGGAGAATTCTCTTCTCTGGGTCTATCCACTACCCCAGAAGCACCCCTCAA ATGTGGGAAGGCCTCATACAGAAGGCCAAGGATGGGGGCTTGGATGCCATAGATACATATGTGTTCTGGAACCTTCATGAACCTTCTCCTGGGAAG TATAACTTTGAGGGGAGATATGATTTAGTTCGGTTCATCAAGCTGATCCAGAAAGCTGGGTTATATGTGCATCTTCGCATTGGGCCTTACATTTGTGCAGAGTGGAATTTTGG GGGTTTTCCTGTTTGGTTGAAGTTTGTTCCAGGCGTTAGCTTCAGAACAGATAATGAGCCTTTCAAG ATGGCAATGCAAAGGTTCACCCAGAAAATTGtccaaatgatgaaaaatgagAAGTTGTTTGAGTCCCAAGGTGGCCCTATCATCATCTCTCAG ATTGAGAATGAATATGGCCATGAAAGCAGGGCATTTGGAGCTCCTGGGTATGCATACCTGACTTGGGCTGCAAAGATGGCCGTTGCAATGGATACAGGGGTGCCATGGGTTATGTGCAAGGAAGATGATGCCCCTGATCCAGTG ATTAACACGTGCAATGGTTTTTATTGCGACTATTTCTCTCCAAACAAACCAAATAAGCCCACACTATGGACCGAGGCTTGGTCTGGCTG GTTTACTGAATTTGCTGGCCCAATTCAACAACGGCCGGTTGAAGATTTGTCATTTGCAGTCACCCGGTTCATTCAAAAAGGGGGCTCCTTTGTTAATTACTACATG TATCATGGAGGAACCAATTTTGGAAGAACAGCTGGAGGTCCTTTCATTACCACTAGCTATGACTATGATGCTCCAATTGATGAATATG GGTTGATAAGACAACCTAAGTATGGTCATTTGAAGGAGCTCCATAAGGCTATTAAATTATGTGAACGAGCATTGTTATCTGCTGATCCTGCTGAGACTTCCTTAGGAACTTATGCAaag GCACAAGTATTCTCTTCTGAGTCTGGAGGCTGTGCAGCTTTCCTCTCAAACTACAATCCAACATCAGCTGCAAGGGTGACATTTAACAGCATGCACTACAACTTGGCACCATGGTCCATCAGCATCCTTCCTGACTGCAAAAATGTTGTCTTTAACACTGCCACA GTTGGAGTTCAAACATCCCAAATGCAAATGTTGCCAACAAATTCTGAGTTGCTCTCATGGGAGACTTTCAATGAAGATATATCTTCAGCTGATGATGATTCAACTATCACAGTTGTTGGTCTCTTGGAACAGTTAAATGTTACCAGAGATACCAGTGACTATCTCTGGTATTCAACCAG GATTGATATAAGTTCGTCTGAGTCATTTCTGCATGGAGGCCAGCATCCTACTCTCATTGTCCAGTCCACAGGCCATGCTATGCACGTATTTATCAATGGACATCTTTCAG GCTCTGCCTTTGGGACTCGGGAAGACAGGAGATTTACTTTTACAGGAGATGTCAACCTGCAGACTGGGTCAAATATAATCTCAGTACTCAGTATAGCTGTTGGACTGCCA AACAATGGGCCACATTTTGAAACATGGAGCACAGGAGTCCTAGGACCAGTTGTTCTCCATGGGCTAGATGAGGGAAAGAAGGATTTATCCTGGCAGAAATGGTCATACCAG GTTGGGCTCAAGGGAGAAGCCATGAATCTGGTTTCTCCAAATGTAATTTCAAACATTGATTGGATGAAAGGATCATTATTTGCTCAGAAACAACAGCCACTTACATGGTATAAG GCTTATTTTGATGCACCAGATGGAGACGAACCTTTGGCTTTAGATATGGGTAGCATGGGGAAAGGTCAAGTATGGATAAACGGGCAAAGCATTGGAAGATATTGGACTGCTTATGCCAAAGGTAATTGCAGTGGGTGCAGTTACTCTGGGACGTTCCGAACTACAAAATGCCAATTTGGTTGTGGTCAACCAACTCAAAGATG GTACCATGTTCCTCGGTCTTGGTTGAAGCCAACCCAAAATCTATTGGTACTTTTTGAGGAACTTGGTGGGGATGCATCAAAGATTTCTTTCATGAAGAGATCTGTCACAACTGTATGTGCTGAAGTCTCTGAGCATCACCCAAACATTAAGAATTGGCATATTGAAAGTCAAGAAAGACCCGAGGAGATGAGCAAGCCCAAGGTTCACCTGCATTGTGCATCTGGGCAATCCATTTCTGCTATTAAATTTGCCAGCTTTGGAACTCCATCTGGGACTTGTGGGAATTTCCAGAAAGGAACTTGTCATGCTTCAACGTCACAAGCTGTCTTAGAGAAG AAATGCATAGGACAGCAGAAGTGCTCGGTAGCAGTATCAAGCAGTAACTTTGCAGACCCATGTCCAAACATGTTCAAGAAATTGTCTGTGGAAGCTGTTTGTGCCCCTAGCACTACGACTAATGCCTGA
- the LOC117911705 gene encoding chromatin remodeling protein EBS-like isoform X2: MCVCIVQQFMAKARAPRRTLDSYTIKSINKTIRAGDCVLMRPSDSSKPSYVAKVEKIESDGRGSVKVHVRWYYRPEESIGGRRQFHGSKEVFLSDHYDVQSADTIEGKCTVHTFKSYTKLDAVGNDDFFCRFEYNSSTGAFNPDRVAVYCKCEMPYNPDDLMVQCEGCTD; this comes from the exons ATGTGTGTTTGTATTGTTCAACAGTTCATGGCCAAAGCCCGGGCTCCCAGACGAACCCTAGACTCTTACACAATCAAATCTATCAATAAAACAATTCGAG CCGGCGACTGCGTTCTGATGCGGCCGTCGGACTCGTCGAAGCCGTCGTACGTGGCAAAAGTGGAGAAGATCGAATCGGACGGCAGAGGAAGCGTGAAGGTGCACGTGCGATGGTACTACCGTCCGGAGGAGTCGATCGGCGGCAGGCGGCAATTTCACGGATCCAAGGAGGTGTTTCTGTCTGATCACTACGATGTGCAGAGCGCCGATACGATCGAGGGGAAGTGTACGGTTCATACTTTCAAGAGCTACACTAAGCTTGATGCTGTTGGGAACGACGATTTCTTCTGTCGTTTTGAGTACAATTCGTCTACAGGAGCATTCAATCCCGATAGAGTGGCTGT GTATTGTAAATGCGAGATGCCTTACAACCCCGATGACCTAATGGTGCAGTGTGAGGGGTGCACTGATTG A
- the LOC117911705 gene encoding chromatin remodeling protein EBS-like isoform X1 — MCVCIVQQFMAKARAPRRTLDSYTIKSINKTIRAGDCVLMRPSDSSKPSYVAKVEKIESDGRGSVKVHVRWYYRPEESIGGRRQFHGSKEVFLSDHYDVQSADTIEGKCTVHTFKSYTKLDAVGNDDFFCRFEYNSSTGAFNPDRVAVYCKCEMPYNPDDLMVQCEGCTDWFHPACIDMTPEEAKRLEHFFCQNCSSEDQKKLLNSHNASRHSDAKVDTKRRRR, encoded by the exons ATGTGTGTTTGTATTGTTCAACAGTTCATGGCCAAAGCCCGGGCTCCCAGACGAACCCTAGACTCTTACACAATCAAATCTATCAATAAAACAATTCGAG CCGGCGACTGCGTTCTGATGCGGCCGTCGGACTCGTCGAAGCCGTCGTACGTGGCAAAAGTGGAGAAGATCGAATCGGACGGCAGAGGAAGCGTGAAGGTGCACGTGCGATGGTACTACCGTCCGGAGGAGTCGATCGGCGGCAGGCGGCAATTTCACGGATCCAAGGAGGTGTTTCTGTCTGATCACTACGATGTGCAGAGCGCCGATACGATCGAGGGGAAGTGTACGGTTCATACTTTCAAGAGCTACACTAAGCTTGATGCTGTTGGGAACGACGATTTCTTCTGTCGTTTTGAGTACAATTCGTCTACAGGAGCATTCAATCCCGATAGAGTGGCTGT GTATTGTAAATGCGAGATGCCTTACAACCCCGATGACCTAATGGTGCAGTGTGAGGGGTGCACTGATTG GTTTCATCCTGCTTGTATAGACATGACTCCAGAGGAAGCTAAAAGACTCGAGCACTTTTTCTGCCAAAATTGTTCTTCTGAAGATCAAAAGAAGTTGCTGAATTCTCATAATGCATCAAGACACTCTGACGCAAAG GTGGATACAAAACGGCGGCGGAGGTAA